The nucleotide sequence CGTGGAGCCGGAGAAAGTGGCGTTGCTGCTCAAGGCCGCTCAGTGGGCGCCGTCGTCGTGCAACCTGCAGCCGTGGCACGTCGTGGCCGTGGACCGGTCGGAGCTGATCGGGGAGCTGGCCACCGCCGCGCCGGTGGGCACACGCGTCAACAAGTGGATGGACACCGCGCCGCTGGTGCTGGTGCTGTGCGCCCGGCCGCACCCGCTGATCCACCAGGCGGCGGGGTGGATCGATCGCGACTGCCATCGCCTTGACATCGGCATCGTGGGCGAGCACATCTGCCTCATGGCCACCGCCTTGGGCCTGGGCAGCTGCTGGATCGGCTGGTTCTCCGAGGGCCGGGTGCGAGAGCTGTTGGCGGTGCCCGCCAGCCACCAGATCCTGGCTCTCATCGTCATCGGCTACCCCGCGGGCGGCGTCCGGATGGACGAGCCGGTGGAGGTGGAGCGCCGGCGCAAGCCCCTGGCCGAGATTGCGTCGGTGAACCAATTTGGAGATCCCTACCATGAACCTGAAACCGATTAGATTACTGGCCTGGGGACTGGCCGTGCTGGTTGCCGCTGTCCCCGCCGCGGCCGCCGACAAGGCGGGCCTGACCTTCCGTCTGGAGACCAGAGCCGGCGGCGCCGGCGTCGAGACCCGCGATACGAGCCGGATCTATTGGTTTGACGGGCGATGGAAGGAGGAGGCCGAGACCGCCGCGGTCATCATCGATTTGCGGGACGACCGGCTGGTGCTGATGGATCGCGAAGGACAGACCTGGTGCGGCGGTCCGGTGGACGCCATGCTGGCGGAAATGGAGCGCGAAATCACCCGGCTGGCGGCGCGGGTCCGGGACACGTACGGCCCGCAGCCGGAGCCGCCCGTCTCCGCAGCCCCGGCGCCGCCGGCACGGCTGGAGGAGGTGGGGCGCGAGCGGGTAGGGGGGCGCCCGGCACGTCACTTTAAGCTCTGGCTCGGCGACAGCCTGGAGGGCGAATATTGGCTCGACGAGGCGATCCGTCCGGGGGACTACTTTCCTGCCGAAAGGCTCCGGCAAGTGGTGGCGCGCTTCCACGCGGTGACGGCCATCTTCGAGCGGGAGCTCCGGAGCGCGGCGCGCAACGCGCGCGAGCAGGCGATCCAGGAGGCGCTGGGTACGCTGTTTCTGCAGGGGCTGGAGCTTCAGTCGGTGGATTACCGCGCCGGCCGGACGATGAGTGGAAAGAAGGTGACCGAGGTCAGCGAGTGGGCGGGAGATGCCGCGGCCTTCCAGGTTCCGGCTGACTACCGCCGGATCTCCTACCGCGAGTTCCTCGACGCGTCCCTCCCGTCGGGCAAGGAGGTGCTGGAAAACAGTCGGTGAGTTGGTGAGCAGTGAACAGTGAACGGTGAACAGAGATAGGAGATAGGAGATCAGGGGAGCAAGGTGAGTCGAAGTCGTGAGACGTACTCGTAATCGTGATCGTAATTTGTAATCGTGATCGTGATCGTAATCGAGGCTCAAGCCTCAAGCCTCGAGCCCCGATTACGATTACGGATTGCGAGTATGGACGCGAATGGTGCCGGGGTGGGTGGAGATGACGGAGACGGGAGAAAAAATGGCGGAGGAGGTGGGATTCGAACCCACGTGCCCCGGTTTTGCCGGGGCAAGTCGATTTCGCGTCGACCCCGTTACGACCACTTCGGTACTCCTCCGCGGATGGGGACCATCCAAAGACCGACCGCCCGAAAGCGGGACGCCGAGTATAGCAAACCCCGCTCCGGACGTCCACCCCAAAGGTGGCCCCAGTCGGTCGGAGCTCCACGGCGCGCGCGGGAGGTGAATCCATGCAGCGGGTGAGTTTCCGGATCGTCGCCGACTGCGGCATGCCCCTCCAGGAGCAGATCAAGAACCAGATCATCTCGTCGCTCTACACCGGCAAGATCCAGGAGGGCGATCCGCTGCCGTCGGTGCGGGAGCTGGCGGAGCTGGCCGCGGTCAATCCCAAGACCATCCTCAAGATCTACCGCGCCCTGCAGGTCGAGGGCTACGTCCAGATGGTGCGCAGCAAGGGGGTTTTTGTCCGCAAGCTCGCCGGCGAGGATTTCACCCAGCGCCGCCGCGGGGCGATCATGAACCTCATCAAGACGACGCTGGAGAAATCCCACCTGCTCGGCGTGCCCCACGAGCAGTTCGCCCACCTGCTGCTGCGCTACACCACCGGCGTCGGGCTCCATCCGCTGCGCTGCGCTGTGGTGGACGACGCCGAGGAAATCGAAGTGTTCACCGCCGAGCTCCAGCGCCGGCTGGACATCGTCATTCATCCGGTGCTCCTCGAGAATCTGGAACGGGAGCTGGCGCCCGCCAACACCGCCATCCGCGCCGTGCCGTATGTGCTCACCACCTCCTGGCACATCGCCGCGGTGCGCCCTTTGGCCGCCGCGCTGGGGAAGCGGCTGCTGGAGATCAAGATCAATCCCGGCGTCTTCGGCGAGATCGCCCAGGTGATGCGCGAGCGGAACGTGGGCGTGGTGGTCCGCGACATGCGCACCCTCCACACCTCGTTCGACGTCTTTGCCAAGATCTTCCGGCCGGCCACCGACAAGCAGTTTCTCATCGCCCCGGTCGACAACACCGCACTGCTGGAGCGGATCGCCCGCGAGTCGGACATCGTGTTCACCTCGCCGCTGTGCTGGGAGGCGGTGCGCCGCATCACCCCCGCCGGTGTGGATCTCCGCACCTTCCAGGATTTCATCTCCGGTGAGTTCATCGAGACGCTGCGCATCCTCCAGCTCTTCGAGGACGCCGCGTCCGGGGAGGCGTCATGACCGGGCGGGAAGCCGGCGATCCGGGACGGGCACCGGTCGTCGACTGGCGGGCCGCACCGAAGGCGGAAACCCACGTCCACCTCGAGGGGAGCGTGGACGCGTCGCTGTTGCAGATGCTCCACCGCCGTCATGGCCTTCCGTGGGCGGAGCGCCCGCCGGAATCGATCTGCGCGGAGCTGGCCTTCAGCGATTTTCACGGGTTCCTCGACGCCTACAAGGCCGTCATTCAAGCGATCCACAGTGAGGACGACTTCCGCGACATCACCGCCGCGTTTTTCGGCCGGCTGCAGCGCGACGGGGTGGTCCATTGCGAATTTTTCCACACGCCCGCCGCGTGCATGAAGTACGGTCTGGATCCCGACCGGGCGCTGGCGGCCATCCTGGAGACCGCCGCCGACGAGGGGCGGGCGCGGGGGATCAGCTGGGGCGTGGTGCTGGACAACGTGCGGCAGTTCCCCGAGGAATACTTCCATCGCACGCTGGAACTGGCGTGCCGCCACCAGAGCCGGGGTGTCGTCGGCATCGGCGTGGGCGGCGACGAGACCGCAGCGCCGCTTGAGCCGCTGACGCCGGCATTTCAGGCGGCGCGGGAACGCGGTCTCCGCATCTCCTTGCACACGGGCGAGACCGGCTCGGCCGAGAGCATGCTGCGGGATCTGCGGGCGGCCCGGCCACACCGGATCGGCCACGGCCTGCCTGCCGGGCGGTCGGAGCGCGTGGCCGAACTGGTGACGGCGCTCGGCGCGGTGATCGACGTCTGCCCCACGAGCAACCGGGCCACGGGAGTGGTCCCGGACCTGGCGGCGCACCCGCTCCGGACGATGTACGCGTGGGGCGTGCCGCTGACCGTGGCCACCGACGACCCGGCTCTGTTTCAAACGGATCTGGTGCGGGAATACGAACTGGTGGCGGAGTTGATTCCGGATGCCAATCTGGCCGAGCGCCTGGCCGGGTGGCAGACGGCCAATCCCCTTCTGCCGGAGCGCGCGCAGCGACAGTTCGCGGAATTCTTCAATCTGGACTCTCGTTCGCGCGGGGGGCGCGGGGTCAATCCAGTCCGATGAACCGGACCTGATCCATGCGCGGTTGACCAAGGATCCGTCGGCGAAACAACGGACTGCATCAAGCAGAAATCCTGCGAAACCGAGTTGGATGGAGAAAGGATGCGGTCGCCAGGGAGACGGACTGATCCAGGTCGACCCGGCGCCATGGAGAGAATAACAGCGTCCGCCGCAGACAATCAGCACACGAGCTGCGATTCGCGCTTTTTCCGGCGGCGCGGGTTGAGTGCGCGGAGCCCGAACTTCTCGTATTTGTAGTTGAATATCCGGTAGGTGACTCGAAGGGAGCGGGCGGCGCGCAGCTTCACCCAGTTAGTCCGATCGAGGGCGTCGAGCATGAGGAGTTTTTCGAACTCCTTGACCCGTTCGTGGAAAGTAAGGTCTGTTTTTTCAACGAGTTGGTTCATTCGATCTCGCACGAATCCTCCCGCGGCGGCGCTGTCAACACTCGATCAGCACCATGGTGATGTCGTCCGCGTGGGACGGGTGCCGTTGGACGACGGGCTGACTGAGCACGTCCAGTAAATCCGGCTGATTACTATACGCAAGCGCTTGCATCTGGTTTCGGAATTCGGCGAAGGCGGCGCCGTCCTCGTCCAGGTCTGTGAGGCCGTCGGTGTAGAGCAAGATGCGATCGCCGGTCTGAATGGAGATCTCGTTGTCGACATAAGCGGCGTCGTGGAATAGGCCGATGGCCGGACCGGTGATGTCTGACTCCAGAAACCGCTGCTCGGCGGTGCGCAGGAAGAGGGGGAATGGGTGACCGGCGCTGGCGAAGGTCAGGCGCAGCGGCTCGGGCTGGAAAATACCGTAGAAGGCGGTGAAAAATGTCCGCCCCTTCAGGATCGGGATGAACGACCGATTGATGATCTCCAGCAGGGTGGACGGATTTCCGCAGGCGGGCGCGGCGGTGGTGAACGCCATCTTGAGCATCGCCATCATCATGGCGGAGCTGACGCCGTGCCCGGCGGCGTCGGCGATGATGACGCCGAGCGCGCCGCCCGACAGAAGCTGGTAGTCGTAGTAGTCGCCGCCCACGTTGCCGCCGGGGATGTAGCGGGCGCTGATCCGGAAGCGGTCGGTGGCCATAGTGGTGGCGGGGAGAAGGTTGATCTGGAGGGAGCGGGCCATCTCCGTGTCATACTGGATTCGCTTGCGGAACGCATACTGGTCCAGCGCCTTGCGCACCAGCAGGAGAAGCTCCTCGGGATCGAACGGCTTGGTGATGTAGTGGAACGCCCCCATCTTGAGCGCCTCGACAGCCACCTTCTCGGAGCCGTGGGCGGTGAGCATGATCACCTGGATGTCCGGGTCCGCGGCCAGGGCGCGACGTTGCACCTCAACGCCGTTGATCTTGGGCATCCGCAGGTCGGTGATGAGCACGCGGCAGCCTTTTTCCGCCAGGAAGGCCAGCCCCTCTTTCGGATCGGTGAATGTGGCGATGCTGGTGTAATGTTTCTCGAGGATCGCCTTGATCGTGTAGAGCACGGGAAACTCGTCGTCGATGACCAGCAAATCGGCACGTTTCATCGCGAATTGACCCCCTTGGCCTCCAGGACGGGAAAGCGGACCTCGAACACAGCACCGGCGCCGTCGGCGCTCGACCCGACGGCGATGGCGCCATCGTGTTCCTCCACAATGCTCCGGGCGATGGCCAGACCCAGTCCGGTGCCGGACTCCTTGTTGGAGAAGAAGGGTTCGAAGATCTTCTCCCGCAACTCGGCGGGGATGCCCGGGCCGGTGTCCGTGACGCGGATGCCGGCCGCCTCGAAGGCGCCGGCCGCGTCGTCAAGGAACGACTCCACCAGCACCCGGCCGCCGGGCGGCGTGGCGTCCAGGGCGTTCTGGAGCAGGTTGATGAGCACCTGCTTGACCTTCTCGAAGTCGGCCGTCAGTCGGATCGCTTCACGGCCCGGCCGGAATTCCAGGTTGACGCGGCGCTTGCGGCTCTCCTCCGCATAGAGGTCCACCGCGTCCTGGATGCACGCGTTGAGGTCCATCAGATCCTTGGCGAGCTCCATGGGCCGGGCGAAACGCACCAGCTCCGAGACCACGTTCTGCAGGCGGTTCACCTCGGCATTGAGCACCTTCATGTGCTGGGCGCGCGGGTCGCCGCCGTCGAAGCTGTCGCTCACCAGTTGGCCGAGGCCCTTGATGGCGACCAGGGGATTGCGGATCTCGTGGGCGATGTTGGCGGCCATCTGCCCGATCAGGGCCAGCCGCTTCTGGTGGTGCATGGTCTGCATGAACGCCTGTTCCTTCTCCCGGGCCCGGGCGTTCTCCAGAGCGATGGCCGCGTTGTTGCACAGAATCCCGAGGAAGTTGATGTCCTCGTACGAGAAGAGCTCGCCGGACAGCTTGGCTTTCAGCAGCAGGATGCCCAGCAGCCGGTCGCGCGACAACAGCGGGGCGATCACCGAAGCTTCCAGTGACCGCAGAAGGGCGATCTCCTCGGGGGGCAGGGCGAGAAAGCGCCGGTGGTTGAGCCGGTCGAACAGCTCGATGGGGTCCCGCTTGTCCATCAGCCAGTGGACCACCTGCCACGACGCGGGAATCTGGACCGAGCGGAAATCCTCGATCTCGGGGTTGCGGGCCGCGGCGCATTCGAACACCTCGGCCTCACCGCTGCGGAGGAAGAAGTAGCCGCCTTTCAGGTATGCCACGGCGGAGATCTTGTTCAGGCTCAGGTCGATGACCGTGGGGATGTCCATCGTGTAGTTCAGCTGCCGGGACGTCTCGAGGATGGTTTCGCGATAGTTGATGTGGGCCCGGTAGAAGACGCGGTCCAACAGCTTGGCGATGGAGGCCTTCAGCGGCTCGATCAGGAACGCCGCCGCCAGCAGAAACAGGATCATGAGCCACATGGGGCCGATCTTGAGATATCGCTGCAGGTCGTCGCCGTACCAGACCAGGAGCAGGAAGTAGAGGAACAGGATGACGCCCGAGACCAGGGTATAGGCGATGCTCTTCTTCAGGACGATGTCGGCGTAGAACACGCGTTTGCGTACAAAGTCGAACAGGAGGGTCAGGCCGAACAGCGCCGCGGCCAGGATTGCGAGGGCGGTGCCTGTCGACAGCCGCGTTTCGGGGAAGAGGCTCTCCGTGGCGAAACCGGCAGCCGGCAGGACCGTGCCGGCGATGAGGCCGAAGTACAGGATGTTGGCGGAGGTGCGCTCGTGCGGCTGGCGCTGCGACTGGAACGCGACGAGGCTGACTGCGATGAGCCCGACGCTGACCGCCAGGGCAGCCAGCCGGGCGGCGGTTTCCAGCACGGTCAGGCCAGGCGAGACGTCGCCAGCCTCCGGCGGGATGACGCCGGCGCCGCCGAACCACGCCGCGCCGGCAGCGGCCAGCAGCGCCGCACCGGCCAGGACCAGCACGCGGGGATTGGCGATCACCGGCACGCGGACGGGATGGTGGGCGATCAGGACGAGCAGCACCACGGGCAGCGCCAGGGCGCCCGGCAGCGCCCACCCGACCAGTCCGGCCAGCGGGGGGAAGGTCAGCGTCCAGCCCAGCAGCAGCAGGCTGGCCATCCCGAAGTAGACCAGCGACTGCAGGAGGCTGAGGAGCGGGTTGGGATAGCGAACGAGCAGGAAGATCGAGATGAGCCCACCCACCAAGCCGAAGAGCAGCCCCAGCAACGTTGCCGGGTGGCGCGCCTCCCACAGCGACAGTTGGACGGTCAGGTCCGCCCAGTTGAAGTCGTCCGCCGTGCGGATGTTCAGGGAGTACGTGGCGCCGAAACCGAGCCGGTTGAGCTTGTGCAGCACCTGCGTGCGGTTGAAGACCGGCTGCTGGTCGATGCTCAGGACCTGGTCGCCCACGGTCAGGCGGTCGGCGAGCGAGGGGTGGACGGCGCTGACGAACACGCCGTATTTTTCCACCAGGTTCGTCCGGAGGCGGTCCATCTCGGCGGGCGACAGCGTGACGAGCTGCAGCCGACCCGTCTGGAGCACCAGCAGGGTCGAGGGGCCGTCGCGGTATGCCAGCTGTGCGCGGATTTCCTCGGCGCGGCCGCTCTGGACGATCCGACCGTTGATGTTGAGAATGCGGTCTCCGGGCCGGAGCGGCGTGAGAATCGGGGCGGATTCCACCTGCAGGGCCAGGTTGTCGGGGTTGAACACAGGGCCCGCCGCGACCAGATCGCCCAGCGTGGCCCGGAGCTGGTAGGTCTTGCCGCTGCGGCGCACGCTGACGTTGACCATGTCCGTTGGGGCGATCTGGCGCCGGATCTCCACCCAATCCTGCGGGCGGACGATGGGCTGGCGGTTAACGGACAGGATGATGTCGCCCGTTTGCAGCGGCAGGCCGGCGGAACCCCTGAGCACGCAGCGATAGTGGTTTTCCACGTCGAAGCCGGGGGTCGGCGTCCGGTTCAGGATGGATGCGGCATACAGCAGAAGAGCCAGCACGGCCACAGACAGGCCGAACGCCGCCAGCTTGAGCATTCGCCAGTGCCAACCGAATTCGGCGGGTGATGCGATCATGCGCTCTCGTCTATTGGGGCCGCTGGCGCGGGGCGCATCCGGCCCGGGGGTCATTCCACCAGCTGGGCGCTGAGTTGCTTGACGTCCTGGTAGAGTGGGGCGCGCTTGTCGCCGTCCTGCAGCACGTTCAGGCAGCGCGCCACCAGCTGGCGCGCCTCATCTTTCTGCGCCGTGGCCGCGGCGATCTTGGCTTTCAGCAACAGGCTGGGCGCGTGGTTGGGATTGATGGAGAGGTTCTGGTTGATGACGTCCCGCGCCAGATCGATCTGGCCCGAAGCCAGGTAGGCCTCAGCGAGCGCCCAACGGGCGAAGATAGCGCGGTGCGGTATGGCGATCGCATCGGATACCTTGCGGAACAGCTCGATGGCTGTGCTGAAGTTGCCCAGCGAGGTGTTCATCCGGCCCACCAGATAATCATAGAGGGGATCGCCCTTGTATCTCGACATGCTGTTCGCGTCTTTAGGATCGGTGCTCTGACGGGTAGCAATCAGCTTCTGCCAGGCGTCCAGCAGTTTGCGCAGCTCGTCCATCCGGCCGGACTGCAGGTTGGAGATTCCCAGCGCGTAATAGGCCAGCGGGGAGCGCGGCGCCAGCTCCAGTGCGGCCTGGGCTTTTTTCAACGCTTTGTCGTACTCGCCCTTGTGGTGATGGATTTCGGCCATCTGCAGGAGCGCGGTGGTCTTCGCATCGCTGCTGGTGGCCCGTTCCCACATCTTCTGGGCGTACTTCATGGCTCGGGTGTGCTGGCCCTTGGCGTTGAGCACCTGGATCATGTGTTCGTGGACGTAGTCCAGGTTGGGATCCAGGTCCAGGGCGTCCTGGAACTGGGCGATGGCCTCGTCGTACCGGCCGGTCATCAGGTAGATCTCGCCGAGGCTGTCATGCGGGTTGGGATGGTCCGGGTACAACTTGGCGTACATTTCCAAGTGCTTGATCGCCAAGTCGTACTTGTAGATGTACGTGTACGTATAGCCCAGCAGGTTGTGCGCCTGGCCCATGTAGGGAGCCAGCTCCAGCGCCCGCTCAAAGCACTCGGCGGCGAGCGTTTGCTTGTTGATGGTGGTGTAGAAGAGCCCGGCCACATAGAACGGCACCGGGTCGCTGCCGTTTTGAACCATGAGTTCCTTGAGCTTGAGATGGGTCTCCTGAACCTGCTCCTTGCCCATGCGCCATTTCTGGGGTAACCGGAGCCAGATCTGCTCGGCCGGCGGGGCGCCGGGCATCAGGGCGTCCACCCGGGCCTTGTAACGGCGGGCTTCATCGTCCATGCCCCGGAATTCCATCACATTGGCCATGAAATAGTTGGTCATGAGATGGTCCGGGTTCAGTTGCAGGGCCTGCCGGAGTGTGTTTTCCGCCGCCTCGAACCGTCGTTCCACGTTGTATTCGAAGTGGAGGTGGATGAGCCGGTACACCTGGTCGCGGGTTTGCGGTGTCATGGTCCGGCCGCCGGTTTCCACCTTGACCCGCGTGGGCGTTGCGGGCACGGCGGCCAGGCAGAGTATCAAAAGCAAACTGAAGCATATTCCACGACGCATAACGTCTCCTCGACGCTGATACATACTCCTACGGAGTGTCGAGTTGGATGTTTCGGCCGGGCGATGGATTTTTCTCATCAACAACCGACTCGGCCCACCCACCATCTCGATGATATAATTATACGTTATCACCCAGTGAGCCACCGTCATGAATCGGACCGAACCCCTAGTTGACCCGAACCGGCGCGCCGAGCTCTTCCCGGTGACGCGGCGGTGGATCTACCTCAACCACGCCGCCGTGGGTCCGTTGCCGGCCTACGTGCTGGACGCCGCCCGCCACTATCTTGAGGCGATCTCGCGGGATGGCGACCACCACTGGCAGGAAACCCTCCAGGTGGTGGAGGATGCCCGCACGCTCCTCGCCGAGCTTGTCGGGGCCCGGCCAGAGGAGATCGCATTCACCCGGAACGCCTCCGAGGGGATCAGCGTGCTGGCCAACGGCCTGGACTGGCAGCCGGGCGACAACGTGGTCCTGCCGGCCATCGAGTTTCCCGCCAACGTGTTTCCCTGGCAGAACCTGGCCCGCCGGGGCGTGGATGTCCGGTACGTCCCGCTCCGGGACGGACGCTGCGAGGCGGCGGACATCATCGCCCGAATGGACGGGCGCACGCGGGTGGTTTCGGTGAGTTCGGTCCAGTTCTTCAACGGTTTTCGTCTGGATCTGGCGCCCCTGGGCGCGTTCTGCCGCGACCGCGGAGTGTTATTCTGCGTGGATGCCATCCAGCAACTGGGCGCGCTGCCACTTGATGTGGGCAGCGGGAGCGTGGACTTCCTCGCCTGCGGCGGGCACAAGTGGCTGATGTCCGGCGAGGGCATCGGGTTCCTCTACTGCCGGGCGGAACTGCTGGACCGGCTCCATCCGGCCGCAGTGGGGTGGATGGGCGTGCGCGACTGGGAGCACATGCTCAACTACCGGCTGGAGTTTCCCCCGGCGGCCCGGCGGTTTGAGACCGGCAACCTGTCGGCGTTCGGCGTGCACAACCTGAAAGCCGCGGTGGGCCACTACCTCCGGCTGGGACCGGCGGCCGTGGCCGCCCGTATCCTGACCCTGGCGGAACTGACGGCCGAAGCGGCCGGACAGCGGGGCTGGACGGTGCTCTCGCCCGACGGACCGGCGCGTTCGGGGATCGTGTCGTTCCGCGTGCCCGGCTGCGATGCCGTCGACCTGGTGGCGCGGCTGTCGGCGGCCGGCGTCCAAGCGGCGGTCCGCAACGGCGCCGTCCGCATGTCGCCCCATTTTTACAACACCGCCGAAGAGGTGGCCGAGGCGTTCATCCGCCTGGACCGGATCGTCAAATCAACCGACGGAAGGTGATCATATGAAATTGCTGACATCCGCGCAGATGCGTGAAGTGGATCGCCGCACCACCACAGAGATCGGCATCCCCGGCACCACCCTCATGGAGAACGCCGGCATTGCCGTCGTGCAGGTCCTGGAGGAGGAGTTCGACAAGCTCGACTCGTTCCACATCGGTGTGATCTGCGGCCGGGGCAACAACGGCGGCGACGGCTTCGTGATCGCCCGGCACCTGTTCCTGCGAGGGATCACGCCCCACGTCTACGTCATCGGCGGCGCCGACGGGATCACGGGCGACGCCCGGGTCAACCTGGAAATCATCCGGAATTACCGGGACATCCCCATCGCAGAAGTCACCGCGTCGGACGACCTCGAATCGCTCCGCCAGGATCTGCAGTCGTTCCATCTCGTTGTGGACGCACTCCTCGGCACCGGCCTCAACCAGCCGGCGGAGGGGCTCCAGGCCGACGTCATCCGCGCCGTCAACGATTCACCGGCGACCGTGGTGGCCGTGGACCTACCCTCGGGCCTGTTCGCCGACGAATACCGCCCGGTGGAAACCGCGGTGTTCGCCGACCTCACTGTGACCTTCACCGCGCCCAAGCCGGGCCTGATCCTGGGCGACGCCGGCGTTTACACGGGGGATCTGTACACGGTGTCCATCGGCACACCGGATTTCCTGCTCGATGTTCCGGAACACGCCCTGAACCTGCTGTCGGCCGACGACGTGCGCGGCTTCTTCCTGCCCCGCAAGAAGGACACCCACAAGGGCAACTTCGGCCACATTCTGGTGGTCGGCGGCGGGCGCGGCAAGACCGGCGCCGTGAAACTGGCCGGACTGGCGGCGCTCCGCAGCGGCGCCGGCCTGGTGACCATCGCCGTGCCGGCCGCGCTGGCCGCCGTGGCCGCAGGCGACGTCCCCGAGCTGATGGTGGAAGCGCTGCCGGGCGGCGACGACGGGTGTTTCAGCCCGGCCGCCGCCGGCCGCATCCTGGAGCTGCTCAAGACGCGCGACGTGCTGGTGATTGGGCCCGGTCTCGGATGCCAACCCGATTCCGTCGCCCTGATTCGGGACCTGCTGCCCCAACTGGAGGTCCCCGTGATCCTGGACGCCGACGCCCTCAACTGCCTGGCGGAAGATCCCGAGCTGCTCAAGCGGATCCAGGTCTCGGCGGTGCTGACGCCGCACCCCGGCGAGATGGCCCGGCTGGTGGCCCGCCGCACGGGCGAGGTGCAGGAAAACCGCGAGATGATCGCCCAGGATTTCGCCCGCAAGTACGGGCATTACCTCATCCTCAAGGGACATCGGACCGTGGCCGCCGATCCGGACGGCCAGGTCTGGATCAACCCCACCGGTAATCCGGGCATGGCCACAGCCGGCTCCGGGGATGTGCTCTCCGGCATCCTGGGCGCCTTCTGTGCCCGGATCAACCACCAGAACCCGGAGGCGTGGGCGCTGGCGTGCAACGCGGCGGTCTACGTCCACGGCCTGGCGGGGGACCTGGCCACCGAGAAACTGAGCGAGGAGTCGGTCATCGCCCGCGACATCGTCCGGTTCATCTGCCCCGCCATCCGGCGGATCCGCGAATCGTGAGCCGGACGCGGTTCATCACTGAATCGGAGGCGGAGACCTTCGCCTTGGGCCGGGCGCTGGCGCGGCGGCTGGCGCTGCCGGCCACCGTCCTGTTTTTCGGAGAGCTGGGCGCGGGGAAGACCGTCTTCATCCGGGGGATGTGCCGCGAGCTGGACGTGTCGCCGGCCGACGTGCGCAGCCCCTCCTTCACCCTCGTCAACGAGTACCGCGGCCGCTGCCGCGTCGCGCACGTCGATTTGTACCGGCTGAGCGGACCGGCCGACCTCGAGTCCATCGGGTATCACGATCTGGACGAGACGGCCGACCTGCTGCTGGTTGAATGGGCCGAGCGGCTCGAGGCGGCGCAGCCGGGGGCGGTGGAAGTCCGGATGGAACATC is from Acidobacteriota bacterium and encodes:
- a CDS encoding aminotransferase class V-fold PLP-dependent enzyme — its product is MNRTEPLVDPNRRAELFPVTRRWIYLNHAAVGPLPAYVLDAARHYLEAISRDGDHHWQETLQVVEDARTLLAELVGARPEEIAFTRNASEGISVLANGLDWQPGDNVVLPAIEFPANVFPWQNLARRGVDVRYVPLRDGRCEAADIIARMDGRTRVVSVSSVQFFNGFRLDLAPLGAFCRDRGVLFCVDAIQQLGALPLDVGSGSVDFLACGGHKWLMSGEGIGFLYCRAELLDRLHPAAVGWMGVRDWEHMLNYRLEFPPAARRFETGNLSAFGVHNLKAAVGHYLRLGPAAVAARILTLAELTAEAAGQRGWTVLSPDGPARSGIVSFRVPGCDAVDLVARLSAAGVQAAVRNGAVRMSPHFYNTAEEVAEAFIRLDRIVKSTDGR
- a CDS encoding tetratricopeptide repeat protein, translating into MRRGICFSLLLILCLAAVPATPTRVKVETGGRTMTPQTRDQVYRLIHLHFEYNVERRFEAAENTLRQALQLNPDHLMTNYFMANVMEFRGMDDEARRYKARVDALMPGAPPAEQIWLRLPQKWRMGKEQVQETHLKLKELMVQNGSDPVPFYVAGLFYTTINKQTLAAECFERALELAPYMGQAHNLLGYTYTYIYKYDLAIKHLEMYAKLYPDHPNPHDSLGEIYLMTGRYDEAIAQFQDALDLDPNLDYVHEHMIQVLNAKGQHTRAMKYAQKMWERATSSDAKTTALLQMAEIHHHKGEYDKALKKAQAALELAPRSPLAYYALGISNLQSGRMDELRKLLDAWQKLIATRQSTDPKDANSMSRYKGDPLYDYLVGRMNTSLGNFSTAIELFRKVSDAIAIPHRAIFARWALAEAYLASGQIDLARDVINQNLSINPNHAPSLLLKAKIAAATAQKDEARQLVARCLNVLQDGDKRAPLYQDVKQLSAQLVE
- a CDS encoding NAD(P)H-hydrate dehydratase, which produces MKLLTSAQMREVDRRTTTEIGIPGTTLMENAGIAVVQVLEEEFDKLDSFHIGVICGRGNNGGDGFVIARHLFLRGITPHVYVIGGADGITGDARVNLEIIRNYRDIPIAEVTASDDLESLRQDLQSFHLVVDALLGTGLNQPAEGLQADVIRAVNDSPATVVAVDLPSGLFADEYRPVETAVFADLTVTFTAPKPGLILGDAGVYTGDLYTVSIGTPDFLLDVPEHALNLLSADDVRGFFLPRKKDTHKGNFGHILVVGGGRGKTGAVKLAGLAALRSGAGLVTIAVPAALAAVAAGDVPELMVEALPGGDDGCFSPAAAGRILELLKTRDVLVIGPGLGCQPDSVALIRDLLPQLEVPVILDADALNCLAEDPELLKRIQVSAVLTPHPGEMARLVARRTGEVQENREMIAQDFARKYGHYLILKGHRTVAADPDGQVWINPTGNPGMATAGSGDVLSGILGAFCARINHQNPEAWALACNAAVYVHGLAGDLATEKLSEESVIARDIVRFICPAIRRIRES
- the tsaE gene encoding tRNA (adenosine(37)-N6)-threonylcarbamoyltransferase complex ATPase subunit type 1 TsaE, giving the protein MSRTRFITESEAETFALGRALARRLALPATVLFFGELGAGKTVFIRGMCRELDVSPADVRSPSFTLVNEYRGRCRVAHVDLYRLSGPADLESIGYHDLDETADLLLVEWAERLEAAQPGAVEVRMEHLGDDRRRVTIVNGPDGVAAETT